Proteins co-encoded in one Arachis hypogaea cultivar Tifrunner chromosome 13, arahy.Tifrunner.gnm2.J5K5, whole genome shotgun sequence genomic window:
- the LOC114927500 gene encoding uncharacterized mitochondrial protein AtMg00810-like, with amino-acid sequence MVVIDGASSLEALFRDMAVNNSSKAGRPPATKESIDAMPSFVIKEAEVEVGECVVCLEDFGVGALVKEMPCKHRFHPNCIEKWLGMHGTCPLNVDTAFLHGNLSEEVYMKPPLDLRVPAGFSGFSQSKANSSLFTKRASDSFTCILVYVDGLVLEGNDLHGIQRVKKILEKKFKIKDLGNLKFFLGLEITHNYRGTRLGDVSSYRRLIGRLIYLTNTHPDICFAMSKLSQYLDCATYTHFKAAVHVLRYLKGAAANGVLFPTSADLNLTVFSDSDWEFCPDTRRSIFGFCYFLGKSLIRGDARNNK; translated from the exons ATGGTTGTCATCGACGGCGCTTCAAGCCTCGAAGCTCTGTTTCGCGACATGGCCGTTAACAACAGCAGCAAAGCCGGAAGACCTCCAGCTACGAAGGAATCCATTGACGCCATGCCGAGCTTTGTAATCAAAGAAGCTGAAGTTGAAGTAGGAGAGTGTGTTGTGTGTTTGGAGGATTTTGGTGTTGGTGCTTTGGTTAAGGAGATGCCATGTAAGCACAGGTTTCATCCGAATTGCATTGAGAAGTGGCTTGGGATGCATGGAACTTGCCCT CTGAACGTCGACACCGCATTTCTCCATGGCAATTTGTCCGAGGAAGTTTACATGAAACCTCCTTTAGACCTTCGAGTCCCTGCTGGTTTT TCTGGTTTCTCTCAATCTAAGGCTAATAGCAGCTTGTTCACTAAGAGAGCTAGTGACTCTTTTACTTGTATCTTGGTTTACGTGGATGGCTTAGTGCTAGAAGGCAATGATTTGCATGGAATTCAAAGAGTGAAGAAGATACTTGAGAAAAAATTCAAGATTAAGGACTTGGGCAACTTGAAGTTTTTTCTTGGACTCGAAATAACACACAATTACAGAG GTACTCGTTTGGGAGATGTCTCTAGCTACAGAAGATTAATTGGCCGATTGATTTACTTGACAAACACACATCCAGATATTTGCTTCGCTATGAGTAAGCTTAGCCAATACTTGGATTGTGCCACATACACTCATTTTAAGGCTGCGGTACATGTGTTGAGGTACCTCAAAGGTGCAGCAGCAAATGGGGTTCTCTTTCCTACCTCCGCAGACCTCAACCTGACAGTTTTTTCAGACTCGGATTGGGAATTTTGTCCAGATACTCGTCGATCCATTTTTGGTTTTTGCTACTTTTTAGGCAAGTCCTTGATTCGTGGAGATGCAAGAAACAACAAATAG